The sequence below is a genomic window from bacterium.
CGAGCACCACGACCGCACCGGCACTCCACCAGGCCCATGGACGCCCCGGGCGGGGGGCCTGGGCACCAGGGCGCCGCGCCGCGGTCGCCGCCGCGCGGCGCTCGGTGCGGGACGTACGAGGGGGGGCCTGCGGCAGTGTCGTCACTCCCTTCGCGCGAACCGTGCTACACCAATCTTACTATGACGCGCGCCCGGAATATACCGCCCTGACCGCGCCCAGCGGCCCCGGCCCTCGGGATGGAATAGGCGCGCTCGCCGGAGGCGTTCCTCGTCTTGTGTGCGGCCGGCGCGATACGAGCCGTCCGAACGGGGTAAATACCGCTCACTACTTGCCCCGCCCATTTCATAAGGAGGAACTCAAATGCGTCGCCTCTCGAGCCTCGTGCTCGCGCTGATTGGGGTTGCCGCGTTGGCCACGGCCGGCGCGGCGCAGGCACCCGCCCTCGTTCCGGGTAAGGCGGTGGGAGACTTTCAGCTCGGCCAGGTCATCGACCCGATGGTATCCAGCCTCGGACCGCTCCATTCATCGGACGACCTGCCTGCCGGCACCATGATGGGCTACTACTGGCCGCTCAAGCGGATCGGCGCCATCGCGGCAAAGGACTCCAAGAAAATCGTGGCGCTCGTCGTGTCCCTCGACGACACCTACAGGACCGACCATGGGGTGGGCGTCGGCTCGGACGTGGACGCCCTGCACGGCGCGTACGGGAAGGAAGACGCGATCGCGCAGCACCAGGACGGTTCGACCTTCATCTACGACAAGCTGGGCATCGCGTTCGTCGTCGACACGGGCGGCCCGCTCGACCAGCACGTGTCGTTGATCTACGTCTTTTCGCCGGGGCAGTACCACTCCGTCTTCACGGCGGGCGACTAATCCCGGGGACGCACGAACCGGCCGGCGGGAGCCGCGCTGAGCTCCCCGCGCCGCATGACGACGTGGCCGCGGACGATCGTGTAGACCGGTAACCCGGTCACCGGCATCCCCGCAAAGGGCGTCGGCCGGCTCTTGCTGTGGAGCCGGGCGGCGTCGATGCGGTCTTCCGCCCGCAGGTCGACGATCGTTAGATCGGCGTCGGCGCCGCGGCCGAGGCGGCCTTTACGCGGCCAGAGGTTCCAGGCGCGGGCGGGACCTTCGGCCGCGAGCTTCACGTACTGGTTCAGCGTCAACCGCCCCGCGTTCACCTGCGTCAGCATCAGCGGCACCGACGTCTCCACGCCGGGGCACCCGGCCGCCGCCTTCCAGATGTCGCCCATCGGAGCGCCGGCCATCTTCTCTTCCGCGGTGTGCGGGGCGTGGTCGGTGCCGAGCACCTCGATCGTCCCGTCGAGCAGCCCCCGCCACAGCTCGGCCTGGTGCTCGCCCGAGCGAACGGGCGGGTTGACTTTGAGGATCGTCCCGAGCCGCCGCCGGACCATGTCCTCGGCTTCGAGCAGCAGGTATTGGGGACAGGTCTCGGCGATCACGTCGACCCCATCCGCCCGGCCGCGCCGGATCAGCTCGACGCTCGGCGCGGCGCTGGTGTGAAAGATCATGAGCCGGCTGCGCGTTTCGCGGGCGAAGAGGATCGAGCGGGACACCGCCTCGGCCTCGGCCACGGCCGGCCGCGACTCCACGTGCGCGAGCGGGTCCGTGCGGCCCTGCGCCTGCAGTTGCGCCCGGCGGTAGAGCACGATCGCGTTGTCCTCGGCGTGCACCCCGCACCGCAGCCCGAGGTCCGCGAGGATGCGCCAGGCGTCGAGGATCTCGCCGTCCGAGGGGGCCGGGATGTCGCCGGTCGTCTCCCCCAGGAAGATCTTGTAGCCGCAGACGCCGGCGTCGGCCAGCGGCCCGAGCTGCTCGAGATTGCCCTCGACGATCACCGCGTACAGCGCGTAGTCGACGTAGGCGCGCCCCCGGATGGACGCGAG
It includes:
- the allB gene encoding allantoinase AllB translates to MPVDLVIQHGTIVTPEESRPGHVLIADGRILDVLSGGDVPAARDTIDARGLHVLPGLIDPHVHFRTPGLEYKEDFETGSRAAAAGGITTVIDMPNVVPPTWSVEALATKLASIRGRAYVDYALYAVIVEGNLEQLGPLADAGVCGYKIFLGETTGDIPAPSDGEILDAWRILADLGLRCGVHAEDNAIVLYRRAQLQAQGRTDPLAHVESRPAVAEAEAVSRSILFARETRSRLMIFHTSAAPSVELIRRGRADGVDVIAETCPQYLLLEAEDMVRRRLGTILKVNPPVRSGEHQAELWRGLLDGTIEVLGTDHAPHTAEEKMAGAPMGDIWKAAAGCPGVETSVPLMLTQVNAGRLTLNQYVKLAAEGPARAWNLWPRKGRLGRGADADLTIVDLRAEDRIDAARLHSKSRPTPFAGMPVTGLPVYTIVRGHVVMRRGELSAAPAGRFVRPRD